Within Vicia villosa cultivar HV-30 ecotype Madison, WI linkage group LG1, Vvil1.0, whole genome shotgun sequence, the genomic segment GTAAGAGAAGTGGGCAGCAATATTGGCAAGTAGTTAGTTATGTGGATGAGCATACCTGTTATAGAACTGCAGATAATAGAAATGCAAAGACAGGATGGCTGGCTAAAAGGTTTGCACATGTGCCAATGCATAGTCCTTATATCAAGCCATCTGGTCTTGTAGCTGTAGCACTTGAGAAATGGGAAGTGAAGATATCTTATGACCAAGCATACAAGGCAAAAAGGAGGGCAATGGATCTACTACAAGGGGCTGGACTTAACCAATTTAATCACCTGAGGAGTTATGCAAAGGAATTGTTGAAGTCAAATCCCAATAGTACTGTGGTCATAAAGTGTGCAGAAGACAATGAAGCACATGTTTTTGAGAGGATATACATATGTCTGAATGCTTGTAAGTTAGGATTTGCTAACTATTGCAGGCCACTGATAGGCTTAGATGCTTGCTTTTTAAAGGGGGGAACTGGTGGCCAGTTGATGTCAGTTGTTGGCAGAGATGCTAACAACCAAATATATCCAATAACTTATGCAGTGGTTGAGGCAGAGACCAAAGATTCATGGGAGTGGTTCTTGCATCTACTTATTGAAGACCTAGGTGCATTGAACCAAAAAGCATATGGTTTCATATCTGATCAACAGAAGGTATGTGACTCTTTGTATTTTATTGAACAATTTTAATTCCTCTTATTAATGTTTTGTTAAATTTAATGTGATAGGGGTTGGTTCCTGCTATACAAGGATTGAGTGAGCATGTGGAGCAGAGGCTTTGTGTAAAACACCTATATGGTAATTGGAAGAAAAAACATTCAGGTTTAGAGCTCAAGGAGGTGATGTGGGCAGCAGCTAGAGCAACTACAATACCATAATGGGAAAGATCAATGGAGAAAATGAAATTGCTGGATGAAGGCGCCTGGAAGGATATGATTAACACTCCTGCAAAATTCTGGACAAGAGCACACTTCAGAACTGATACAAAATGTGATATGCAGGTTAACAACATGTGTGAGGCCTTTAACAGAGAAGTTTTAGAGCATAGAGACAAGCGTATCATCACATTGTTGGAGGGGATCAAACACTACATCACTAAGAGGATAATCAAGCAAAAAGAGTTACTATAAAATTATGAAGGTGCAATATGTCCAAGGATCCAGATGCTTATTGAGAAGAATAAAAAACAGGCCCAAGGGTGGAGTCCAACTTGGCATGGGGATGATGACCTCTCCATATTTGGAGTGGAAACATATTGTGTCAATCTAAAGAAGGAAACATGTAGCTGCAGAAAATGGGATTTGACAGGAATACCTTGCTGCCATGTAATCTCATGCATTTGGAACATAAAAAAAAACCTGACAATTATGTGTTTGACTTCTATAGGTATGTTCTATTGTGTATGTTGCCATATATTGATGTCATTTTATGCTGCCGTATATATTGATATATTTTTTGCTTTATTCTGTTTGTGCAGTAAATCAACTTTTGAGAAGATATATGCTAATATTGTGTTGCGCACCAATGGTCCACGGCTATGGCCAATTGTTGATCATGTGCCCATATGCCCTCCTGTGATGAGAAGAGCAATTGGGAGACCTAAGAAGATGAGGAAcaaggcaactgatgaacaaaAGAATCCCCATGTGCTATCAAGGAAGTTTGCAACTGTCACTTGTAAGAAATGTGGTCAAATTGGAAACAACAAGAGGGCATGTAAGGGAAAAAGAGCAGCTGATAGGGCAATACCAATAGGAGGTAACAAGGCTAAAAAAGCAAAGACTACCAAGCAATCAAAGACTACAAAGAAAGCAAAAAATACCAAGAAGGCAAAGGAAACTCCAGTTGAAATTGGGCAGGGGTCTCAGGCACCACAAGCCACACAAGATTAGACTAACTTTGGAATGACTTTTTGTAATATGGTCATCTTTTGAACCATTATATTTTGGTCTGTTTAGATATTTGGGTCTGTTTAGTTATGTTTGGTCAACTTTTGAACCATATAAAATGCTTCTGGTTATGAACAAGTTCTGTTTGGTATGTTTAGATCTATTATGAACAAGTTGTGAACAATTTCTGTCATGACCAAGTTATGTAACAAATTCTGTGAACTAGTtattgttaaaattaatgtgttgtaaccaccactgGATTTAGTAAGAATTATGAGAGAATTGCAACCATCAAATTCAAATTATTGTCTTTATTTAGAGTTATGTTAGAGTTGTaacattaagattgagagaaccaagAGTCCTCGtcttaattatcatcttattgtATTCTATGTCAGTTTTAattcaagcctatataaaggctttgtaatgcTGAGAAAGATATAGCAGTTggtggtgaattcaataaaatagcagttttaaagcatatcttccaccagtggaagtatagtgagaAAAGTGTCCtgtgcagttttaaagcatatctttcaccagtggaagtatagtgcaaaaagtgaCTAAATCTAGTTTTCCTCTGCAGAATCTTGCAACACCATAATTTATCATATgccacctctagaataccaccaatAGTTATATTATGGTTTTGTAACAAATTCTGTGATCAAGTTATGTAACAAGAGTTATATTATGGTTTCTATTATGTTTAGTTCTAAAATGCTTTTGGTTCAATTACAAAGATTCAGCTGTTGAGAATAATTTCAAACCAATTACAAAGATTCAAATTGAGAATAatttcaaaccaacttcattCCAACAACAACTACAATTACATTATAACATCAACAACATGAAGATAAAGTTACATTTTTACTCTAAACAACAACAACTGAAGCAACGACATAACATAGACCAACAACATGAAGATAAAGTTACAGTACATCACTTCATTATTATTGCAATTACTAAAGCAACTAAAACTAAAATGGTTATTGACCAATTGAACTTCAATTGTTTCTTCATTAATTTCATCTTCGTCCTCATTTCTTCTTCCTTCATGCTTGCATCTTTGGCCCTCTGCTTCTCTTCCTCCAAATTGTGAATTAATGACGAAATCACTTCCTTTGCTCTTGTGTTCATTTCTTCATCCAACCAGACAAAATTGCTGCACTTTTTGAACCCTTGAAGTTGAATCAATGGAGAATACATAAGCTTCACTGCTAATATTCAAGACTGAGCACTACAGAGATTAAAAATTGATAAATTCCATACCTTGTACATACCACAACCATAGACACCGACCCGGGTTGGTATCAGTCCACGACGTCATCAACAGCGCATCGAGCCCACAATGGCACTTATCCCTCAAAGACCGGATCTTGTAGCTTCCATGAGACACCGAATTCTGAGACATTTTGAGAGGCGGAGATAAGGCTGCATAGATATTGGAAGAAGAATGAGTAGAATGAGAGTGAAGAGAGACGATGAGAGTGAAGAGAGACGAAGTTGGGACGAAGCTTCAGAGATTTGAAGAAGACTGGGTGAATTGGGGATGAACATGTGCCCTAGCTTTTTAATTAATAACAAATCAGCCAATAATGTAATTAATTGAATTGTAagtaaataagaaaattaaaatttaataaaaaatagaattcTAGAAAAAAATGTAAAATGGTGACCTGACTGTGTTTGGTATGTGCCACATCATAAATGAGGCAGCCAAGTGGAGGGGGACCTTGAAAATCCCAAGTGGAGCAAAGTTTGGGGACTAGAAACCTGGCTTTTAAATGGAGAGACTAATACTTCAGAAAGTTgaaaataggaggaccaaaagTGTAATTAAGCCTTGTATCTTTTATAGTTTTTATATTCACATTTATTTGCCATCTTTCGACATTCGTCTTACACCATTCTAGAAATAGTTTTTCTTTTTCATGCGACCcttatctctcaatccaacctcTTTCTATAAGATGTAACATCAACGCTAGATGGTGTTCTTAACAAGATTTTTCAACAGCCATAACGCCGCTTTTAGTTGGGGATTTCGACGGATGAAAGAAGGTTTGTTGAAGAAGAGATATTTCGAAGAAAGACATAAAACCTGGCCCTTTGAAGGCTATTTGAAGTACCATTTGGTGTAAAATGAGTTTTACTTTATCGAAATGTATCTTAAAGTAAATATCCTCGAGGATGAGGATAAAAGACTTTGGATATTTTCGGAGCATTTGGAGTGCAAGCTTCAACAGCCACGTTGGTTGAATTTTGGCGCCTCAAACGGAAGgagattcaaattcaaaatgatCTGTCTTATCCAAAAAGGACGCGTGGAAAACTAAGGGATCGAAGGGCATGCAAATGGAGAACGTGCCATTCCATTAGGAAAAGGTctttagggtcgaattagtataaattaaaATCTTAGCGTTAGATTTTAGTGTGTTAAAATTTGTACAAAACTCAAGCATACTCAAAGTCTTTTATCTTTATTTATCCTTGTCGAAGTCAGAAATCCTTTATTATTCCTGCACTTTATTTTACCTTTCAACGCATCTCCCTTTCTTACTTACAAATCAACCACAAAATAAACCAAGAATGAACACGATACTAACATTAAAATCTCGAAACTTAgaccatgtcctaggatcaatctagtcgatcatgcgagtaaccggaataataatttttttggagGACTAGCACTTGTTTACGAATTtccaccgtaaacaaattggcacgcccagtgggacatgTGTCTAAACTTCGAGTCACAAATTCATCATTTGTGTTTTATACATCATATTATCTATTTGTTTAACATAGTTGTATGAGATTGAGGAGCGGAAAATTAGCCAACACCAACAAACAAATATCTAAAAGAAGATACAATAGGAAAATGGTTAACCCTCTAAGCAACAATACAGTTAGTCAGGGCACAACGGCCATTCCTACATCAAGAGTCTCGGCGACAATCCCTTAGGCGACAGTTTCGATGGCCATACCCTCAAACGCGTAGAGTACGCCAAATGTTTCTTCTGCAGTAATCCAGAGGCAACCTTCGACCCCTAGGTCCCAAGGATTCAATGTATCAAGGCCATTTACACCGGGGTTTTCGATTCCTATGTGAGACCCTCCGTATGGCATGCCAACGTCTTTCATGGCAGAGTTACACAATGGTACGTCCATGTTCACGAATCCTTTGGCGAAAACATTTTCGCCTTTACAAGGATCAGGTTATGGTATTAATCATTAGAATCAAAACATTCGACCACCAGGATTTGCCAATCATTTGCCTTTGCTCACCATAAATTCATCAACTATTTTAAGGCAACAAATGGAAGAGAGCAACCATGAAATGGTGGGGGTGCTTGCCCAACAAATGAATACGATATTAAACCCATTGATCCAGAATGTAGCCCAAACGAACTTGCATAATTCCCAATCGAACCAATAGATGGCCGCTCATATGGGACgaatagcagatttctttgggCTCCCAGAGAAACGGTCCAACCATCCAATCGTGATTGGGTAAGAGAGAATATGGGTAGAACATTCAAAGAAGATCCTATAATCAACCAGACCTATCCAGTCCCACAAGACATATTAGCGAAAACAATCAGGTTGTAAGGGTCGAACCAGTACGAAATCAACATGATATACCCAGAGAAGAAGAACCTAGAAGGGTAGTAGTAGTTGATCAAAACTAAAATGCTGACGAAGTAGTCCAACGCTTCCAACAAAATGAGATGCTAGGAGAGAATACCCTGGCCACCATGATTGAAAGGATTATGGCGCGAAATGGGGTGAATGTTGGTCTTCGAAGATCAAATTACACTTCCCCCATATCAGAATACATTTTACAGACTGAATTACCCAAGGGActggaaagtcccaaaattcacaaaattctctagcaaaaaaaaaagtattttcggaagtgcatctccgaagtcatattttttctaaaaaaaaggtgtcttcggatatgcacttctgaaataatcttttttttaaaaaaaaaaaagtgtcttcGGAGATACACTTCTGAAATATAgaggtattttggaattttcacCACGGGTTGTTAAGATGTCAGGAACgactataaagaaattgtcttaaATTAATATACAAGTGTTGTGTTACTGTATACGAATAGTTTAGTATCAATTCAAATTATAATTTTTGAGGCCCTTTACTTCTTTAAGCCCTGTGCAACAACACAGTTTCCACAGCCATAGGATCGGCCTTGATAATATGGTTATATGTTGCATACTCGTATATATAACAACACTCTCACATATATGTAACCNNNNNNNNNNNNNNNNNNNNNNNNNNNNNNNNNNNNNNNNNNNNNNNNNNNNNNNNNNNNNNNNNNNNNNNNNNNNNNNNNNNNNNNNNNNNNNNNNNNNttgtaagctaaccattatccatgcattttccttttaattttaatcttaaagtaagataaaatcatgccaaaaatggataaaaaaaggtgtgggcttagtcttggtcgtgggaggcccataacatcatggaaatgatgtttgaatgctgaaaacttggccccatttggaaaaaatacatttttgagcaatgttgatttcatgtattttcccaaaatttagccaacttcaacaaggtgtaaatccttcaatttttgtcatatgaaggagatcctgcactttttggaaacctcaaagagtcctctaaccaatgcctttggtctcatgtcaaaatgatttttgatgctccttgtgcgtccttttgaaaaaagtgtctttttgttgactttgaaaatgacctgtaatgtctttggtcatatttttcaaatggtgaatcaaatgaccatgggatcaatggcatttgaaagataattgaatttccttcaaaataagctttggtttgaattttttggatgaaggatgagagagttatgatcagtcaaagttgagttgacttttcaggcaaaaa encodes:
- the LOC131657842 gene encoding uncharacterized protein LOC131657842 yields the protein MGGCKYYLRFSKRSGQQYWQVVSYVDEHTCYRTADNRNAKTGWLAKRFAHVPMHSPYIKPSGLVAVALEKWEVKISYDQAYKAKRRAMDLLQGAGLNQFNHLRSYAKELLKSNPNSTVVIKCAEDNEAHVFERIYICLNACKLGFANYCRPLIGLDACFLKGGTGGQLMSVVGRDANNQIYPITYAVVEAETKDSWEWFLHLLIEDLGALNQKAYGFISDQQKGLVPAIQGLSEHVEQRLCVKHLYGNWKKKHSGLELKEVMWAAARATTIP